A region of Microbacterium suwonense DNA encodes the following proteins:
- a CDS encoding ABC transporter ATP-binding protein, with translation MTGRLHLEGVTKSYGSRKVLDDIRFDVSPGRLTGFVGGNGAGKTTTMRIILGVLAADGGAVTLNDVPISSADRRRFGYMPEERGLYPKMKVLEQVVYLARLHGFSKADATARATELLEELGLGERLNDMIESLSLGNQQRAQIAAALVHDPEVLILDEPFSGLDPLAVDVVADVLQTRAARGASILFSSHQLDVVERLCDDLIIIAAGTIRAAGTREQLRAQHSTLRYQLDSEGDAGWLRAEPGVSVIDFEGGSALFDVDTPATAQRVLRGAVERGEVTGFAPQHPSLAQIFKEVIR, from the coding sequence GTGACAGGCAGACTGCATCTCGAAGGCGTCACCAAGAGCTACGGCTCGCGAAAGGTGCTCGACGACATCCGCTTCGACGTCTCCCCCGGGCGGCTGACGGGCTTCGTCGGCGGCAACGGAGCGGGCAAGACGACCACCATGCGCATCATCCTTGGGGTGCTCGCCGCCGACGGCGGCGCGGTGACCCTGAACGACGTCCCGATCAGCAGCGCAGACCGGCGGCGCTTCGGGTACATGCCCGAGGAGCGCGGCCTGTACCCGAAGATGAAGGTGCTCGAGCAGGTTGTGTACCTCGCGCGGCTGCATGGATTCAGCAAGGCGGATGCCACGGCGCGCGCCACCGAGCTGCTCGAGGAGCTGGGGCTGGGCGAGCGTCTGAACGACATGATCGAGTCGCTGTCGCTGGGCAACCAGCAGCGCGCGCAGATCGCCGCAGCCCTCGTGCACGATCCCGAGGTGCTCATCCTCGACGAGCCCTTCTCGGGCCTGGATCCTCTCGCCGTCGACGTGGTCGCCGACGTGCTGCAGACTCGCGCCGCCCGCGGTGCATCCATCCTGTTCTCCTCGCATCAGCTCGACGTGGTCGAGCGGCTCTGCGATGACCTGATCATCATCGCCGCCGGCACCATCCGCGCGGCCGGAACGCGGGAGCAGCTGCGCGCCCAGCACTCCACCCTGCGCTACCAACTCGATTCCGAGGGTGACGCGGGCTGGCTGCGTGCTGAGCCCGGAGTGAGCGTCATCGACTTCGAGGGCGGTTCGGCACTGTTCGATGTCGACACGCCCGCCACCGCGCAGCGTGTGCTGCGCGGAGCCGTCGAGCGCGGCGAGGTCACCGGCTTCGCCCCACAGCATCCGTCCCTCGCCCAGATCTTCAAGGAGGTCATCCGATGA
- a CDS encoding ABC transporter permease, with amino-acid sequence MMSAPHRSTGSGAQNSASAVWLVAEREVASKLRSKAFLIATGILLLAALAGVLIGGFMSKSPTPDAIAATSQSAEVVKALPNVEVTEVADRAAAEKLVLDDEVTAAVLPAEDDPTGVVILTKKDTPNSLVMALSKAPQVEILQPDTTNPLLRYLVAIGFGVVFLMAASTFGSTIAQSVVEEKQTRVVELLISAIPTRVLLAGKVIGNTILAMAQILLLAAIAVVGLIVTGQNAVLAGLGAPVLWFAVFFLFGFILLASLYSGAAAMVSRQEDIGSTTMPLMMLVMAPYFLVIFFNDNSLVMTILSYVPFSAPVAMPVRLFVGEAQWWEPLLSLILLVVTCIAAILVGAKIYENSLLRMGARVKLMEALRG; translated from the coding sequence ATGATGTCTGCACCTCACCGTTCAACCGGTTCCGGGGCTCAGAACTCCGCATCCGCCGTCTGGCTGGTCGCCGAGCGCGAAGTCGCCTCCAAACTGCGCAGCAAGGCGTTCCTGATCGCCACCGGCATCCTGCTCCTGGCTGCCCTCGCCGGTGTGCTGATCGGCGGCTTCATGAGCAAGTCACCGACCCCCGATGCGATCGCCGCGACCTCGCAGAGCGCAGAGGTCGTCAAGGCGCTGCCGAATGTCGAGGTCACCGAGGTGGCCGATCGTGCCGCAGCGGAGAAGCTCGTGCTCGATGACGAGGTCACCGCCGCGGTGCTTCCCGCCGAGGACGACCCGACCGGCGTGGTGATCCTCACCAAGAAGGACACCCCGAACAGCCTGGTCATGGCGCTGTCCAAGGCCCCGCAGGTGGAGATCCTCCAGCCCGACACGACGAATCCGCTGCTGCGCTACCTGGTGGCCATCGGCTTCGGCGTGGTGTTCCTGATGGCGGCGTCCACCTTCGGCTCGACGATCGCGCAGAGTGTGGTGGAGGAGAAGCAGACGCGTGTGGTCGAACTGCTCATCTCTGCCATCCCTACCCGCGTGCTGCTGGCCGGCAAGGTGATCGGCAACACCATCCTCGCGATGGCGCAGATCCTGCTGCTGGCGGCGATCGCCGTGGTGGGGCTGATCGTCACGGGTCAGAACGCCGTGCTCGCAGGTCTGGGCGCACCGGTGCTGTGGTTCGCGGTCTTCTTCCTGTTCGGATTCATCCTGCTGGCCTCGCTGTACTCCGGTGCCGCGGCGATGGTGTCACGACAGGAGGACATCGGCTCGACCACGATGCCGCTGATGATGCTCGTGATGGCCCCGTACTTCCTGGTGATCTTCTTCAACGACAACTCGCTGGTGATGACGATCCTGTCGTACGTGCCGTTCTCGGCGCCGGTTGCGATGCCGGTGCGGCTGTTCGTCGGCGAGGCGCAGTGGTGGGAGCCGCTGCTGTCGTTGATCCTCCTGGTGGTGACCTGCATCGCGGCGATCCTGGTGGGCGCGAAGATCTACGAGAACTCGCTGCTACGGATGGGCGCACGCGTCAAGCTCATGGAGGCCCTGCGGGGCTGA
- a CDS encoding sensor histidine kinase, translating into MPDSTFTRSPTERELRQDLLLAAVMLVGGVLSAGLSTVAGLYGDQQAPMWSALLTVFAVSAPLAVRRRWPAPVAILIAVIFFTSVTLHVPEVYVVNITMFVALYTVGAWMQNRRAAMLVRVGIIVGMFIWLIIVMYRDAIAEAGKEDMAAGLFSPYVAFMMIQLLLNGLYFGGAYYFGERSWHSAAQRHALEQRTRELETEREVTAAQAVALDRVRIARELHDVVAHHVSVMGVQAGAARLVVDDDPEQAKQTLTGIEGASREAIHDFRQLLETLRAPGDAANEEPASVLGLADIAQLAQSSTDAGLPTAYTVVGEPVPVASTVEVNLYRIAQEALTNARRHAGLGATADVRVRYETDAVELEVVNTGRVIGVLRPGLGQLGMRERALASGGTIELTPRTQGGFRVRVTVPYSSFESRKLLHPAPNRSNSRDMKREAAR; encoded by the coding sequence ATGCCGGATTCCACCTTCACGCGCTCGCCGACCGAGCGAGAGCTGAGACAGGATCTGCTGCTGGCCGCGGTGATGCTGGTCGGCGGCGTCCTCAGTGCCGGCCTCTCAACCGTCGCCGGGCTGTACGGCGACCAGCAGGCGCCGATGTGGTCGGCGCTGCTCACCGTGTTCGCCGTCTCGGCACCGCTCGCCGTGCGTCGCCGCTGGCCCGCACCGGTGGCGATCCTGATCGCGGTGATCTTCTTCACCAGCGTGACCCTGCATGTGCCAGAGGTGTACGTCGTCAACATCACGATGTTCGTGGCGCTGTACACGGTGGGCGCGTGGATGCAGAACCGTCGCGCGGCGATGCTCGTGCGCGTCGGCATCATCGTCGGCATGTTCATCTGGCTGATCATCGTGATGTACCGCGACGCCATCGCCGAAGCGGGCAAGGAGGACATGGCTGCGGGCCTGTTCTCGCCCTATGTCGCGTTCATGATGATCCAGCTGCTGCTGAACGGGCTGTACTTCGGCGGCGCGTACTACTTCGGCGAACGCTCCTGGCACTCTGCCGCGCAGCGCCACGCGCTCGAGCAGCGCACCCGCGAGTTGGAAACCGAGCGCGAGGTGACTGCGGCGCAGGCGGTTGCCCTGGACCGGGTCCGCATCGCCCGCGAGCTGCACGACGTCGTCGCCCATCACGTGTCGGTGATGGGCGTGCAGGCCGGTGCCGCGCGGCTGGTCGTGGACGACGATCCGGAGCAGGCGAAGCAGACGCTGACCGGCATCGAAGGGGCCTCGCGCGAAGCGATCCACGATTTCCGACAGCTGCTGGAGACGTTGCGTGCCCCGGGGGACGCGGCGAACGAGGAGCCGGCGTCCGTCCTGGGGCTCGCCGACATCGCGCAGCTCGCACAGTCGTCGACGGATGCCGGGCTGCCCACCGCGTACACAGTGGTCGGTGAGCCGGTGCCGGTCGCGAGCACGGTCGAGGTGAACCTGTACCGCATCGCGCAGGAGGCGCTCACCAACGCTCGTCGGCACGCGGGTCTGGGGGCCACGGCCGATGTGCGAGTGAGATACGAGACGGATGCCGTGGAGCTGGAGGTCGTGAACACCGGACGCGTGATCGGGGTGCTGCGCCCGGGGCTCGGCCAGCTGGGCATGCGCGAGCGGGCCCTGGCATCCGGCGGCACCATTGAGCTGACCCCGCGCACGCAGGGCGGTTTCCGGGTGCGGGTGACGGTGCCGTATTCCTCGTTCGAATCGCGCAAATTGCTGCATCCGGCGCCGAATCGCAGCAATTCACGCGACATGAAACGGGAGGCGGCACGATGA
- a CDS encoding exodeoxyribonuclease III, translating to MRLATWNINSIRTRVGRAVDFAVREDIDVLAFQEIKCKPEQFPYEPFEEAGYHVEVHGLNQWNGVAIASREPVTDVSTAFAGMPGFAKGHNGPDAPLEARALGVTVGGVRVWSLYVPNGRALGDPHLAYKLRWLDALRTATAAEIAANPDRPLALVGDFNIIPFDQDNGDPDIVIGRSTHVSPEERAAFFALESAGLTDVVRPLIPEGFTYWDYQRLKFPRNEGVRIDFVLGSRPFADAVTAASIHRDERKGEQPSDHVPVVVDLDLGGADDDDDLPMIFA from the coding sequence ATGCGTCTGGCCACCTGGAACATCAACTCGATCCGCACCCGCGTGGGGCGCGCCGTCGACTTCGCCGTGCGCGAGGACATCGATGTGCTCGCCTTCCAGGAGATCAAGTGCAAGCCCGAGCAGTTCCCATACGAACCGTTCGAAGAGGCCGGCTACCACGTCGAGGTGCACGGCCTGAATCAGTGGAACGGCGTTGCGATCGCCAGCCGTGAGCCGGTCACCGACGTCTCCACGGCGTTCGCCGGCATGCCGGGCTTCGCAAAGGGGCACAATGGCCCGGATGCGCCGCTTGAGGCCCGTGCCCTGGGGGTCACCGTCGGAGGCGTCCGGGTATGGAGCCTGTACGTGCCCAACGGTCGCGCGCTAGGAGACCCGCACCTGGCGTACAAGCTGCGCTGGCTCGATGCGCTGCGCACGGCGACGGCGGCCGAGATCGCCGCGAACCCCGACCGCCCACTCGCGCTGGTCGGGGACTTCAACATCATCCCGTTCGATCAGGACAACGGCGACCCCGACATCGTCATCGGGCGATCCACCCATGTCTCGCCCGAGGAGCGCGCGGCGTTCTTCGCGCTGGAGTCCGCCGGTCTGACGGATGTCGTGCGCCCGCTGATCCCCGAGGGCTTCACCTATTGGGACTACCAGCGGCTGAAGTTCCCTCGCAACGAGGGCGTGCGCATCGACTTCGTGCTGGGATCGCGACCGTTCGCCGACGCCGTGACCGCGGCATCCATCCACCGCGACGAACGCAAGGGCGAGCAGCCCAGCGACCACGTGCCCGTCGTGGTCGACCTCGACCTCGGTGGCGCGGATGACGACGATGACCTGCCGATGATCTTCGCCTGA